A genomic window from bacterium includes:
- a CDS encoding CoA-transferase → MSDAATRGEICAVACADAFRGNGEILASCFGTAPAIGARLAKMTFEPDLLMTDGICTVVDMPNPVSGEGHEQIVEAWLPFRTVFDHLWNGNRHVIMAASQIDQFGNQNFACIGEHAKPKAQLLGMRGAPGNTISHTTSYWVANQTAKVFVPEVDVVSGVGHDRAAKLPAASTQGHDVRFVISNLAVYDFETPDKRMRLKSLHPGVTVDQVVENTGFELVIEGDVPETRLPTADEIALIREKIDPKGVLGREVPNPE, encoded by the coding sequence ATGAGCGACGCAGCAACCCGCGGTGAAATCTGTGCAGTCGCGTGTGCCGACGCCTTCCGGGGCAACGGCGAGATCCTGGCGAGCTGCTTCGGCACGGCGCCTGCGATCGGCGCCCGACTGGCCAAGATGACCTTCGAGCCCGACCTGCTCATGACCGACGGGATCTGCACCGTCGTCGACATGCCGAACCCGGTCTCCGGCGAAGGCCACGAGCAGATCGTCGAGGCCTGGCTGCCCTTCCGGACCGTCTTCGACCATCTCTGGAACGGCAATCGTCACGTCATCATGGCGGCGAGCCAGATCGACCAGTTCGGCAACCAGAACTTCGCCTGCATCGGCGAGCACGCGAAGCCGAAGGCCCAGCTCCTCGGCATGCGCGGTGCGCCGGGCAATACGATCTCGCATACGACCAGCTACTGGGTCGCGAATCAGACCGCCAAGGTGTTCGTGCCCGAGGTCGACGTCGTCTCCGGCGTGGGCCACGACCGGGCGGCGAAGCTTCCGGCGGCATCCACTCAGGGCCACGACGTCCGCTTCGTGATCTCCAACCTCGCGGTCTACGACTTCGAGACCCCGGACAAGCGCATGCGCCTCAAGTCGCTGCACCCCGGCGTGACCGTCGACCAGGTGGTCGAGAACACCGGCTTCGAGCTCGTGATCGAGGGCGACGTCCCGGAAACCCGACTGCCGACCGCCGACGAGATCGCCCTGATTCGCGAGAAGATCGACCCCAAGGGCGTCCTCGGGCGGGAAGTCCCGAACCCGGAGTGA